One window of the Periophthalmus magnuspinnatus isolate fPerMag1 chromosome 6, fPerMag1.2.pri, whole genome shotgun sequence genome contains the following:
- the csnk2a2b gene encoding casein kinase II subunit alpha', producing the protein MPGPVAGSKSRVYADVNTLKSREYWDYEAHVPNWNNQEDYQLVRKLGRGKYSEVFEAINITNNEKVVVKILKPVKKKKIKREIKILENLRGGTNIIRLVDTVKDPVSRTPALVFECINNTDFKELYQKLTDYDIRFYMYELLKALDYCHSMGIMHRDVKPHNVMIDHQLRKLRLIDWGLAEFYHPSQEYNVRVASRYFKGPELLVDYQMYDYSLDMWSLGCMLASMIFQKEPFFHGQDNYDQLVRIAKVLGTDELFGYLRKYHIELDPRFKDLLGQQSRKRWEQFVQTENQHLVSPEALDLLDKLLRYDHQQRLTATEAMEHPYFYPVVKEQSLSNSENNIVSSGNTTAR; encoded by the exons ATGCCGGGTCCGGTGGCTGGTAGTAAGTCCCGTGTTTACGCTGATGTCAATACGTTGAAAAGCCGGGAGTACTGGGACTACGAGGCCCACGTACCTAACTGGAA CAACCAGGAAGACTACCAGCTGGTTCGAAAACTGGGCAGAGGGAAGTACAGTGAAGTATTTGAGGCCATAAACATCACAAACAACGAGAAAGTGGTGGTTAAAATCCTAAAG CCAGTAAAAAAGAAGAAGATAAAACGAGAGATTAAAATCCTAGAAAACCTGAGAGGAGGAACCAACATCATCCGTCTGGTGGACACAGTTAAAGACCCCGTG TCTAGAACTCCAGCTCTCGTCTTTGAATGCATCAACAACACAGACTTTAAG GAGCTGTACCAGAAGTTGACAGATTATGATATTCGTTTCTACATGTATGAACTACTGAAG GCCCTGGACTACTGTCACAGCATGGGAATCATGCATCGAGACGTCAAACCTCACAATGTGATGATCGACCACCAGTTAAGAAAG CTACGCCTTATAGACTGGGGTTTGGCGGAGTTCTACCACCCATCCCAGGAATACAATGTCAGAGTTGCCTCTAGATACTTCAAAGGCCCCGAGCTGCTGGTGGACTATCAG ATGTATGACTACAGTCTAGACATGTGGAGTTTGGGCTGCATGTTGGCCAGTATGATCTTTCAGAAGGAGCCTTTCTTCCATGGGCAAGATAACTATGATCAA cTGGTGCGTATTGCCAAAGTGCTAGGAACAGATGAGCTTTTTGGTTACCTACGAAAATACCACATTGAACTGGACCCACGCTTCAAGGACCTACTTGGACA ACAGAGCAGGAAGAGGTGGGAACAGTTTGTGCAGACGGAGAACCAGCACCTGGTCAGCCCTGAGGCTCTGGATCTACTGGACAAGCTGCTACGATACGACCATCAACAAAGACTGACCGCCACAGAGGCCATGGAGCACCCCTACTTCT ATCCAGTGGTGAAGGAGCAATCTCTTTCAAATTCTGAGAACAACATTGTTTCCAGTGGCAACACTACAGCTCGATGA
- the znf319b gene encoding zinc finger protein 319, with the protein MDWAASSAKLNPYSRSRMTEAWQQHSVAPPQVVHTIPPGAENPLGCAVYGIVLQQDAPSVPQQPPPSQHNQHSSQHSSQHSQQINGEQQHGQRHGHQRQQQQQQQQQQQQQQQQQQQQQRQHPAQPQRSTLQGEAGNKCGACGHDISHLSNPHEHQCVVTQDRSFQCTQCLKIFHQATDLLEHQCVQVEQKPFVCGVCKMGFSLLTSLAQHHSSHNSSNPMKCSICEKTYRPSSSDSATPSTSKKHAHHSSRDCSASSSSSILPFPSARDRPYKCSVCQKGFKHLSELTRHERVHTGEKPFKCDICDKAFSQSSHLQHHQRTHSNERPFKCAVCEKSFKHRSHLVRHMYVHSGEHLFKCNLCELHFKESAELLHHPCHPQGSRPFRCATCGKGFKRPSDLRQHERTHSEERPFHCDECQMSFKQQYALVRHRRSHQDPTDRPFKCNLCDKCFMQPSHLLYHQHVHGMDNLFKCGSCQKEFSQSGDLLRHKCGESPVSSPDKPYKCDVCGKGYKKSSTLQRHQNSHCQEKPLKCSLCDRRFVSSSDFVQHRCDPSREKPLKCPDCEKRFKYSSDLNRHKRVHTGEKPYKCDHCNKCFKQREHLNKHTSTHTREGQFKCVWCGERFSDINSLQDHTVQHTADGGGYPVSQCL; encoded by the exons ATGGA TTGGGCTGCGTCTTCTGCTAAGCTGAATCCTTACAGTCGAAGCCGTATGACAGAGGCCTGGCAGCAACATTCTGTTGCCCCACCTCAAGTGGTTCACACTATTCCCCCAGGAGCAGAGAACCCATTGGGTTGTGCTGTGTATGGTATAGTTCTTCAGCAAGATGCTCCATCTGTACCTCAACAGCCACCTCCGTCTCAGCACAACCAGCACAGCAGCCAGCACAGCAGCCAGCACAGTCAACAAATCAATGGAGAACAGCAGCATGGACAACGGCATGGACAtcagcggcagcagcagcaacagcagcaacagcagcaacagcagcagcagcagcagcagcagcagcagcagaggcagcacCCAGCCCAGCCTCAGCGGTCTACTCTTCAGGGGGAAGCAGGAAACAAGTGTGGGGCATGTGGACATGATATCTCTCACCTTTCCAATCCTCATGAGCACCAGTGTGTAGTCACGCAGGATCGATCCTTCCAGTGTACACAGTGCCTGAAGATCTTCCATCAAGCTACTGATTTGCTAGAACATCAGTGTGTTCAGGTGGAGCAGAAACCTTTTGTTTGCGGGGTGTGTAAAATGGGTTTCTCTTTACTAACATCTCTTGCACAGCATCACTCTTCTCATAACAGCAGTAACCCCATGAAGTGCTCCATTTGTGAGAAAACCTATAGACCCAGTTCCTCTGACAGTGCTACACCATCTACTTCAAAAAAACATGCTCATCATTCTAGTCGCGATTGTTCAGCCAGCAGTAGCTCTTCCATTCTTCCTTTCCCCTCAGCCCGGGACAGACCATACAAGTGCTCTGTGTGTCAGAAGGGCTTCAAACATTTGTCTGAACTGACACGACACGAGCGTGTTCACACGGGAGAAAAGccttttaaatgtgatatatgTGATAAAGCATTCAGCCAGTCATCACACCTACAACATCACCAGCGGACCCATAGCAATGAGAGGCCATTCAAATGTGCGGTTTGTGAGAAGAGTTTTAAACACCGCTCCCACCTGGTTCGTCACATGTATGTCCACTCTGGAGAGCACTTGTTCAAATGCAACTTATGTGAGCTGCACTTTAAAGAGTCAGCAGAGCTCCTTCACCACCCATGCCACCCACAGGGTTCACGGCCCTTTCGCTGTGCGACTTGTGGCAAAGGGTTCAAGCGCCCCTCTGATCTTCGTCAGCACGAGCGCACACACTCAGAGGAGCGGCCTTTCCACTGTGACGAGTGTCAGATGAGCTTCAAGCAGCAATATGCTCTGGTGCGTCACAGACGCTCACATCAAGACCCCACAGATCGACCGTTCAAATGTAACCTGTGTGACAAGTGCTTTATGCagccctctcacctcctctatCATCAACATGTCCATGGTATGGACAACCTGTTCAAATGTGGCTCCTGCCAGAAAGAGTTCAGCCAGTCAGGTGATTTGCTCAGACACAAGTGTGGCGAGTCCCCTGTCAGCTCCCCTGACAAACCATACAAATGTGACGTCTGTGGTAAAGGCTACAAGAAGAGCTCCACACTACAGCGGCATCAGAACTCTCACTGTCAGGAGAAGCCACTGAAGTGTTCGCTCTGTGACCGGCGTTTCGTGTCCTCCTCAGACTTTGTGCAGCACCGATGTGACCCGTCACGAGAGAAGCCACTCAAGTGTCCAGACTGTGAGAAACGTTTCAAATACTCATCTGACCTGAACAGACACAAACGTGTACACACCGGGGAGAAGCCCTACAAGTGCGACCACTGTAACAAGTGTTTCAAGCAACGTGAACACCtcaacaaacacaccagcacTCACACCAGAGAGGGCCAGTtcaagtgtgtgtggtgtggggAGCGCTTTAGTGACATCAACTCTTTGCAAGACCACACAGTGCAGCACACAGCAGATGGCGGTGGTTACCCTGTGTCCCAGTGTCTGTAA
- the usb1 gene encoding U6 snRNA phosphodiesterase 1: MLVVYSSSSDEEGDSSVNTRSQEDGENAYPDKKRPKIEQLSTKTKLPVPHCVLNMFPEELDPQTEDSSLHGGRIRSFKHEQGNWVTYVYLPYNPEEEFTDLLDEFVSLAKCHGIDLRPQEEFHLSLSQTVVLRYHWIQPFTQNLKASLVHCRRFMCSAERLKVYCNAEKTRTFIGVEVSTGNNELLDLIKVVDKTMADFGLNTFYKDPSFHVSLAWCIGDLKAQINGFLKELQSIMDKQEDGPCTLNLNCVELRCRTGNKVFCFPLSPEK; the protein is encoded by the exons ATGCTAGTGGTCTACAGCAGCAGCTCAGACGAGGAAGGGGACTCTTCAGTAAATACGAGAAGCCAGGAAGATGGTGAAAATGCATATCCAGATAAAAAGAGACCTAAAATAGAACAACTGTCAACAAAAACTAA GTTACCTGTCCCTCATTGTGTCCTGAACATGTTTCCTGAAGAGTTGGACCCACAGACTGAAGACAGCTCACTCCATGGTGGACGTATCCGCTCTTTTAAACATGAACAGGGAAACTGGGTGACTTATGTTTATTTGCCTT ACAACCCTGAGGAGGAATTCACTGACTTACTGGATGAGTTTGTGTCACTTGCAAAATGCCATGGCATAGATTTGAGGCCACAGGAGGAGTTTCATCTCAGTCTCTCACAGACGGTGGTGCTGAGATATCACTGGATTCAACCATTCACACAGAATCTTAAGGCAAGCCTGGTGCACTGTAGAAG GTTCATGTGCTCAGCAGAGAGGCTCAAAGTCTACTGTAATGCTGAGAAGACAAG AACATTTATTGGTGTAGAAGTGTCAACAGGGAATAATGAACTATTGGACCTTATCAAAGTAGTGGACAAAACAATGGCAGATTTTGGATTGAATACTTTTTACAAA GATCCTTCTTTCCATGTGAGCCTAGCCTGGTGTATTGGAGACCTAAAAGCACAGATAAATGGCTTTCTGAAGGAACTTCAG agcATAATGGACAAACAAGAAGATGGTCCCTGTACCCTAAATTTGAACTGTGTGGAACTTCGATGCCGGACAGGAAATAAAGTTTTCTGCTTTCCATTGAGTCCTGAAAAGTAG